The sequence CCGTTTTGGCGACTTCACGTATATTACAGATGCGAATTTTATCGCACCTGAAGAAAAAGAAAAAATTGTGGGCTCCCGCATACTGGTAGTAAATGCCCTGCGCAGGGAGAAACACATATCTCACTTCACCCTGGATGAGGCGATTGCCCTGGCACAGGAGCTGGCTATTCCACAGGTATACTTCACGCATATCAGTCACCAGATGGGACTACATGCCGAAGTATCGCAGGAGCTGCCTGCCGGTATGGCACTGGCCTATGATGGGCTTGAAGTGACATTGTAATTTCATCCATCCATTTATTTGTTAACCTATGAAACCATTCTGGCACTTCACCGCGCTTGAAAGAAGAGGCATCATCGCATTGCTGCTTCTCACTGCTATCAGCATATATACACCGGCGATAGTCGCGCACTATTTTCCACTGCAAACCAGCAGGGATACATTACTACGACAAGATATTGCGGCTTTTCAATCCTCTCTGAAAAAAGCCCCGCCTCCACCTAAAAAGCATATTACCTTTTCCCGTCCCCGGCAATCAGTAATCAACATCGACATCAACAAGGCTGATTCCGCAGCCTGGGAGTCATTGAAAGGAATAGGACCTGTGCTGGCTGCACGAATTATCCGCTTTAGAGAGAAACTCGGCGGTTTTTATGCCATTTCCCAGATCAGGGAAACTTACGGCCTGCCGGACAGCACATTTAAAAAAATTCAACCTTACCTGCGATTGAATGCAGTTTCACTAAAAAAACTGGACCTCAACACCGCAGATGAGCAAACTTTGGCCCAACATCCTTACATAAGGTATAAACTGGCGCGGTTAATTGTC is a genomic window of Chitinophaga sp. LS1 containing:
- a CDS encoding helix-hairpin-helix domain-containing protein, which translates into the protein MKPFWHFTALERRGIIALLLLTAISIYTPAIVAHYFPLQTSRDTLLRQDIAAFQSSLKKAPPPPKKHITFSRPRQSVINIDINKADSAAWESLKGIGPVLAARIIRFREKLGGFYAISQIRETYGLPDSTFKKIQPYLRLNAVSLKKLDLNTADEQTLAQHPYIRYKLARLIVLYRSNNGLFQQPSDLLGIPLVDDSIYRKIEHYIKTEKPPI